In a single window of the Porites lutea chromosome 14, jaPorLute2.1, whole genome shotgun sequence genome:
- the LOC140924910 gene encoding uncharacterized protein: MKKMLFLSCLALLAVIVQSTSFLVQKKDSVTKYSLKLSSGTGEEYDEKIEIDAEKETETFHVPKTSPDEEAGDIVYDFKKKMTMIRLPAAKACYLTHSTDDALKPADLMKALALVPPKTDGGLPKARTDINLTVVGTLEDRSELSDEMARLCAKLPVYAVVKGDVNPIDFSETRQTPNPENALKARK; encoded by the exons ATGAAG aaaatgtTGTTCTTATCTTGTCTGGCTCTGCTGGCTGTCATCGTTCAGTCCACCTCCTTTCTTGTGCAGAAAAAG GATTCCGTGACAAAATACTCACTGAAGTTGTCGAGCGGCACTGGGGAAGAATATGACGAAAAAATCGAAATTGACGCtgaaaaggaaacagaaacGTTTCACGTACCAAAGACTTCGCCTGATGAAGAAGCAGGAGATATAGTCTACGACTTTAAAAAG AAAATGACAATGATACGCTTGCCAGCAGCAAAGGCTTGCTATTTGACCCATTCAACTGATGACGCTCTCAAGCCCGCCGACTTAATGAAAGCTTTAGCATTG GTACCTCCTAAAACAGATGGAGGGTTGCCAAAGGCTCGAACTGACATAAACCTAACAGTTGTAGGAACTCTTGAAGACCGATCAGAGCTAAGTGATGAAATGGCACGTTTGTGTGCCAAGCTGCCAGTCTACGCAGTGGTGAAAGGAGACGTAAATCCCATTGACTTTAGCGAAACAAGACAAACACCTAACCCGGAGAATGCTCTGAAAGCACGTAAGTGA